A region of Flavobacterium indicum GPTSA100-9 = DSM 17447 DNA encodes the following proteins:
- a CDS encoding M16 family metallopeptidase, which yields MKKIVMALGTMAMLGSTANAQKVAFEEYDLENGLHVVLHQDNSAPVVVTSVMYHVGAKDEQPNRTGFAHFFEHLLFEGTKNIGRGEWFKLVTANGGNNNANTTDDRTYYYEVFPSNNLELAIWMESERLMHPVINQIGVDTQNEVVKEEKRLRVDNQPYGNLLKAVKTNMFKVHPYRWTTIGEMEHLDAATLEEFQAFNKKFYVPNNAVLVVAGQFDSAQAKEWIKKYFGAIPKGAPVTRQKFEEAPITQQINAKWEDPNIQIPMVVTAYRTPSMKTRDARILDMISTYLSDGKSSVLYKKLVDDKKMALQVSAFNYSQEDYGTYFIYGLPMGATTTDNLVSEIDAEIVKLQNDLISEKDFQKLQNKFENNYVSANASVEGIADNLATYYLLYGDINLINTEIDIYRSITREEIREVAKKYLNPNQRLLLNYEPAKEKAQK from the coding sequence ATGAAAAAAATTGTAATGGCTTTAGGAACTATGGCTATGCTAGGAAGTACTGCAAATGCACAAAAAGTGGCATTTGAAGAATACGATTTAGAGAATGGTCTTCATGTGGTTTTACATCAAGACAATTCAGCTCCAGTAGTAGTTACATCAGTGATGTATCACGTAGGTGCAAAGGATGAACAACCAAACAGAACTGGTTTTGCTCACTTTTTTGAGCATTTATTATTTGAAGGGACTAAAAACATTGGTCGTGGAGAATGGTTTAAATTGGTTACAGCTAATGGGGGTAACAATAATGCGAATACGACTGACGACAGAACGTATTATTATGAAGTTTTTCCATCAAATAATTTGGAATTAGCTATTTGGATGGAATCTGAGCGTTTAATGCACCCTGTAATTAACCAAATTGGGGTAGATACGCAAAATGAGGTGGTAAAAGAAGAAAAAAGATTGCGTGTAGATAACCAACCTTATGGTAATTTATTAAAAGCAGTTAAAACAAATATGTTTAAAGTGCATCCTTACCGTTGGACAACTATCGGAGAAATGGAACACTTAGATGCAGCTACTTTAGAAGAATTCCAAGCGTTTAATAAAAAATTCTATGTGCCAAATAATGCGGTATTAGTTGTGGCAGGTCAATTTGACTCGGCTCAAGCTAAAGAATGGATTAAAAAATATTTTGGTGCTATTCCTAAAGGTGCTCCTGTAACGAGACAAAAATTTGAAGAGGCGCCTATTACGCAACAAATTAATGCGAAATGGGAAGACCCTAATATTCAAATTCCTATGGTAGTTACAGCGTATAGAACACCATCAATGAAAACACGTGATGCGCGTATTTTAGATATGATTTCAACGTATTTATCTGACGGAAAATCATCAGTTTTATATAAAAAATTGGTAGATGATAAAAAAATGGCGCTACAAGTTTCTGCTTTCAATTATAGTCAAGAAGATTATGGAACTTATTTTATTTACGGTTTACCAATGGGGGCAACAACTACTGATAATTTAGTTAGTGAAATTGATGCTGAAATTGTTAAACTTCAAAATGATTTAATTTCTGAGAAAGATTTCCAAAAATTACAAAATAAATTTGAGAACAACTACGTTAGCGCAAATGCTAGTGTAGAAGGTATTGCTGATAATTTAGCAACGTATTATTTATTATACGGGGATATCAACTTAATTAATACAGAAATTGATATTTACCGTTCAATTACTAGAGAGGAAATTAGAGAAGTAGCTAAAAAATACTTAAATCCGAATCAAAGATTGTTATTGAATTATGAACCAGCTAAAGAAAAAGCTCAAAAATAA
- a CDS encoding insulinase family protein, whose amino-acid sequence MKKYIYVAASLFLTMTMQAQDRPMPKSGPAPVINIKKPESFTLKNGLKVMVVENHKLPRVSYNLTLDNSPYAEGDKKGVSDLLSAMIGNATESISKEKFNEEIDFLGADMNFYASGASANGLSRYSSRILELLADGVLNPVFSQEDFDAEKAKIIEGLKSNEKNVPAIAGRVENVLVYGKNHYNGEFTTEETLKNVSLQDVVNNYNTYFVPANAYLVIVGDVSFKEVKKKVEKLFGGDNWKAAAPPALSYNTPKDLQYSQINFVDMPNAVQSEISLVNLSSLKMTDKDYFAALMANQILGGGGEGRLFLNLREKHGWTYGAYSSLYSGKYVGKFRSSASVRNAVTDSAVVEFFNEIKRIRTELVSKEELDNAKAKYIGNFVMQIEKPATIARYALNIKTQMLPDDFYENYIKNINAVTAEDVKNAANKYFLANNTRVVIVGKAADVLPNLEATAKKEGWPISYFDKYGNSVSKPEVKKPIPAGVTAQTVVKKYVDAIGGEKALVGVKTYMLVAKGSIQGQELMLNQKVSTAKKLSFVISGMGMELGGLKINDKAGFEIQQGQRREMEKDKYADSRSRAVPFIELELLKAKDVTLEGIESLDGIETYVVKSGKTKYFYDTKSGLKVAEEKEVERNGQKSSQTINFDDYVDVKGIKFPYKMTLNVGMPLEFITQEVKINEGVTDKDFE is encoded by the coding sequence ATGAAAAAGTATATATACGTAGCAGCCAGTTTATTTTTAACAATGACGATGCAAGCACAAGATAGACCTATGCCAAAATCTGGTCCTGCACCAGTGATTAACATTAAGAAGCCTGAATCATTTACTCTTAAAAATGGTTTAAAGGTTATGGTGGTAGAAAACCATAAATTGCCTAGAGTTTCTTATAATTTAACCTTAGATAATTCTCCTTACGCAGAAGGTGATAAAAAAGGTGTTTCAGATTTGTTATCTGCAATGATTGGTAATGCAACGGAATCAATCTCTAAAGAAAAATTCAATGAAGAAATTGATTTTTTAGGTGCAGATATGAATTTCTACGCTTCAGGTGCTTCGGCAAATGGATTGTCTAGATATTCATCAAGAATTTTAGAATTATTAGCCGATGGTGTTTTAAATCCTGTATTTTCTCAAGAAGATTTTGATGCTGAAAAAGCTAAAATTATTGAAGGTTTAAAATCGAATGAAAAAAATGTACCTGCCATAGCTGGACGAGTGGAGAATGTATTGGTTTATGGTAAAAATCATTATAATGGTGAATTTACTACGGAAGAAACGCTAAAAAATGTGAGTCTTCAAGATGTGGTTAATAATTATAATACTTATTTTGTTCCTGCAAATGCTTATTTAGTAATTGTAGGTGATGTTTCTTTTAAAGAAGTAAAGAAAAAAGTAGAAAAATTGTTTGGTGGAGATAATTGGAAAGCAGCTGCGCCACCTGCATTATCTTATAATACGCCAAAAGATTTACAATATTCTCAAATTAATTTTGTGGATATGCCAAATGCAGTTCAATCTGAAATATCATTAGTGAATTTGTCTTCATTAAAAATGACGGATAAAGATTATTTTGCTGCATTAATGGCTAACCAAATCTTAGGTGGTGGTGGTGAAGGAAGATTGTTCCTAAACTTACGTGAAAAACACGGGTGGACGTATGGAGCTTATTCTTCTTTGTATTCAGGTAAATATGTTGGAAAATTTAGATCGAGTGCTTCAGTAAGAAATGCAGTAACAGACAGTGCTGTTGTTGAGTTTTTTAATGAAATTAAAAGAATAAGAACGGAGTTGGTTTCTAAAGAAGAGTTAGATAATGCTAAAGCTAAATACATTGGTAACTTTGTAATGCAAATTGAAAAACCAGCTACGATTGCTCGTTATGCATTGAATATTAAAACACAAATGTTACCTGATGATTTTTATGAAAATTACATCAAAAATATCAATGCGGTAACTGCTGAAGATGTTAAAAATGCAGCTAACAAGTATTTCTTAGCTAACAACACAAGAGTTGTAATCGTGGGTAAAGCGGCTGATGTATTACCAAATTTAGAAGCAACAGCTAAGAAAGAAGGATGGCCAATTTCTTATTTTGATAAATACGGAAATTCGGTTTCTAAACCTGAAGTTAAAAAACCTATTCCAGCTGGAGTTACAGCACAAACTGTTGTTAAAAAATATGTTGATGCAATTGGTGGTGAAAAAGCTTTAGTGGGTGTTAAAACTTATATGTTAGTAGCTAAAGGTTCTATCCAAGGGCAAGAGTTAATGTTGAACCAAAAAGTTTCTACAGCTAAGAAATTATCATTCGTTATTTCTGGAATGGGAATGGAATTGGGTGGTTTGAAAATCAATGATAAAGCTGGATTTGAAATTCAACAAGGTCAAAGAAGAGAAATGGAAAAAGATAAATATGCTGATTCAAGATCACGTGCGGTTCCATTTATTGAGTTAGAATTGTTAAAAGCAAAAGATGTAACTTTAGAAGGTATTGAGTCTTTAGATGGTATTGAAACGTATGTGGTAAAATCAGGTAAGACTAAATATTTTTATGATACAAAATCTGGATTAAAAGTTGCGGAAGAGAAAGAAGTGGAAAGAAACGGTCAAAAATCTTCTCAAACCATTAATTTTGACGATTATGTTGATGTAAAAGGAATCAAGTTCCCTTATAAAATGACATTAAATGTAGGTATGCCTTTAGAGTTTATTACTCAAGAAGTAAAAATTAACGAGGGAGTTACTGATAAAGATTTTGAATAA